TCCTGCGGGCTCGGCTCCCTGCCCGGCGACTCGACGACGACGCCGACGACCTCCAGCCCGTAGCGCTCGGCAAAGTAGGGGAAAGCGTCGTGGAAAGTGACGAGCTTGCGCCGGTCAGGCGGTATTGACTCGATGGCGGCCGAGATCTCCTGATCGAGGGCGGACAGCTCCGCGATGTAAGCCTCCGCGTTTGCCCGGTAGACCTCTGCCGATTGCGGGTCCACCTCTGTGAGGGCGTCGCGGACGCTCTCGACATAATGGATCGCGTATCGCACGTTCAGCCACAGATGCGGGTTGCCGAACTGGTGCTCGTCGCCGCTCTCGTCGATTACCGGCAGCCCTGCCGCCATTTCTATCACCGGGACGCCGCCGCTAACGTTGTTTTCGATGACGTCGCGCAGAGTCTCCTCCAGCCCCAATCCGTTCAGCACCACGAGATCGGCGTTCGCAATTTCCGCTACTTGCGAGGGGACAGGCTCGTACGTGTGGGGGTCGGCGTCCCCGGGCACGAGCGACGTTACTTTCACGCGGTCGCCACCAACCTCCTGAACGAAATCGCCGAAAAGCTGGAGGCTCGTGACCACGCGGACCCTGCCGTCCTCTCCGCCGGCCTCGCCTCTGCACGAGACGAGCGCGAAGACGGCGAGCAGCGCGGCCGGG
This portion of the Dehalococcoidia bacterium genome encodes:
- a CDS encoding metal ABC transporter substrate-binding protein — protein: MRLVSRQLAAAVPAALLAVFALVSCRGEAGGEDGRVRVVTSLQLFGDFVQEVGGDRVKVTSLVPGDADPHTYEPVPSQVAEIANADLVVLNGLGLEETLRDVIENNVSGGVPVIEMAAGLPVIDESGDEHQFGNPHLWLNVRYAIHYVESVRDALTEVDPQSAEVYRANAEAYIAELSALDQEISAAIESIPPDRRKLVTFHDAFPYFAERYGLEVVGVVVESPGREPSPQELAHLADRIGAEGVPVVFIEPQFAGTILEAVARDTDVQVRTLLTGSFGGRVSSYIEMMRFDAQEIVQGLRGP